In Panacibacter ginsenosidivorans, the following proteins share a genomic window:
- a CDS encoding alpha-hydroxy acid oxidase has product MQIKYNANYPGIDDLIKKAKQKIPRFAFEYLDGGCNEDVNLFKNTAELREVELKPYYLTKHVSSDIKTELFGHVYDAPFGIAPVGLQGLMWPNAPEILARAAFEHNIPFILSTVTTSSIERISEITEGKAWFQLYHPAEKEVRDSIIKRAEAAHCPVLVVLSDVPTFGFRPRDIRNGLAMPPKMTVQNILQIMGRPEWAIKTLIHGQPAFETLKPYMPKGLNMKQLGLFMNKTFSGRVNEEKIAPIRDMWKGKLVLKGVASEEDTEMAIRLGFDGIVVSNHGGRQLDAGQSAIKSLQPIVKNYKHKIKIMMDSGIRSGPDVARTLASGADFTFMGRTFMYSVAALGNEGGNHAISMLKVQLQQVMEQVCCKTVADFPNHLIQ; this is encoded by the coding sequence ATGCAAATAAAATACAACGCAAATTATCCCGGTATAGATGACCTGATAAAAAAAGCAAAACAAAAAATTCCACGTTTTGCTTTTGAATATCTTGATGGCGGCTGCAATGAAGATGTGAATCTTTTTAAAAACACTGCTGAGTTAAGAGAGGTTGAATTGAAACCCTACTATTTAACGAAGCATGTTTCTTCTGATATAAAGACCGAATTATTCGGTCATGTATATGATGCGCCTTTTGGAATTGCACCCGTTGGCTTGCAGGGACTTATGTGGCCCAATGCGCCTGAAATACTTGCCAGGGCTGCGTTTGAGCATAATATACCTTTTATTCTTAGCACTGTTACAACTTCATCTATAGAAAGAATCAGTGAAATTACAGAAGGTAAAGCATGGTTCCAGTTGTATCATCCTGCAGAGAAAGAAGTAAGAGACAGCATCATTAAAAGAGCTGAAGCTGCTCATTGCCCTGTGCTTGTTGTACTGAGTGATGTACCAACGTTTGGATTCAGGCCACGTGATATAAGAAATGGTTTGGCAATGCCGCCAAAGATGACGGTGCAAAATATTTTGCAGATCATGGGCAGGCCGGAATGGGCAATCAAAACATTGATACACGGTCAGCCGGCATTTGAAACATTGAAACCTTACATGCCAAAAGGTTTGAACATGAAACAACTTGGTTTATTCATGAACAAAACTTTTTCAGGAAGAGTAAACGAAGAAAAAATTGCACCGATAAGAGATATGTGGAAAGGAAAACTGGTGTTGAAAGGTGTGGCAAGCGAAGAAGATACAGAGATGGCAATTCGTTTGGGTTTTGATGGAATTGTTGTTTCGAATCATGGCGGCAGGCAGTTGGATGCCGGGCAATCTGCAATCAAATCTCTGCAACCGATCGTAAAGAATTATAAGCATAAAATAAAAATAATGATGGATAGCGGCATACGCTCCGGCCCGGATGTAGCAAGGACTTTAGCGAGTGGTGCAGATTTTACTTTTATGGGCAGAACGTTTATGTACAGTGTTGCTGCGTTAGGAAATGAAGGTGGCAATCATGCCATCTCTATGTTGAAAGTACAGTTGCAACAGGTAATGGAACAGGTGTGCTGTAAAACTGTTGCAGACTTCCCCAATCATTTGATTCAGTAA
- a CDS encoding NADP-dependent oxidoreductase, producing the protein MTTKQIVFAARPKGTPTMENFRFENIELPELQECEVLLQGLYYSVDPYMRSKMNDAKSYTPPFRLNQPMEGGVVATVIESRSAKFKTGDLVLGRLPWREQIITSEKNIQKIDTVIAPASYYLGILGMTGLTAYVGLVHIGKPKAGETVVVSGAAGAVGVAVGQIAKILGCRVIGIAGSDEKIKLLKEKFGFDEAINYKTTPDMKSAIAAACPNDVDIYFDNVGGEISDAVIYNINFHARIPLCGQIALYNSTEVPMGPRLQTILLTRSVLMQGFIVSDYQSIFPEGIQHLAQWVKEGKLKFMETIIKGFDQLPNALLGLFKGENTGKMIVEA; encoded by the coding sequence ATGACAACCAAACAGATCGTGTTTGCAGCAAGGCCAAAAGGCACACCCACCATGGAAAACTTCAGGTTTGAAAATATTGAATTACCAGAACTGCAGGAATGTGAAGTATTGCTGCAGGGTTTATATTATTCTGTGGATCCATATATGCGTAGTAAAATGAATGATGCAAAATCTTATACTCCTCCTTTCCGTTTAAACCAGCCCATGGAAGGTGGTGTAGTGGCTACAGTAATAGAAAGCAGGTCAGCTAAATTTAAAACCGGCGACCTTGTTTTAGGAAGATTACCATGGCGCGAACAAATCATTACTTCGGAAAAAAACATACAAAAAATTGATACTGTTATTGCACCGGCAAGCTATTATTTAGGTATACTGGGCATGACCGGCCTTACTGCTTATGTTGGGTTAGTACATATTGGTAAACCAAAAGCAGGAGAAACAGTGGTGGTATCCGGTGCAGCCGGAGCAGTAGGCGTAGCAGTGGGACAAATAGCGAAAATATTAGGCTGTCGTGTAATTGGTATTGCGGGCTCTGATGAAAAGATAAAATTGCTTAAAGAAAAATTTGGTTTTGATGAAGCCATCAATTATAAAACCACACCCGATATGAAATCAGCCATCGCTGCAGCATGCCCAAATGATGTAGATATCTATTTTGACAATGTGGGCGGCGAAATATCTGACGCGGTAATCTATAACATCAACTTTCACGCACGTATACCGTTATGCGGGCAAATTGCTTTATACAACAGCACTGAAGTGCCCATGGGACCAAGGCTCCAAACTATATTGCTTACAAGAAGTGTACTGATGCAGGGGTTTATTGTAAGCGATTATCAAAGTATATTTCCGGAAGGTATTCAGCACCTGGCACAATGGGTAAAAGAAGGAAAACTAAAATTTATGGAAACAATTATCAAAGGCTTCGACCAGTTGCCCAATGCATTGCTTGGATTATTCAAAGGAGAGAATACCGGTAAGATGATCGTGGAAGCATAA
- a CDS encoding DUF1330 domain-containing protein, with product MIFITQLIYIIEGQENVFHQFEDIAIPAILKYNGRLLLRVRPTEKSFIESHIEQPYEIHLAAFDTEQDFKNFMQDEERKKFLHLKERSIRSSVLIQGTKL from the coding sequence ATGATATTCATAACCCAGCTAATTTATATTATTGAAGGGCAGGAAAATGTGTTTCATCAATTTGAAGACATTGCCATTCCAGCTATTTTAAAATATAACGGAAGGCTGTTGTTGAGAGTAAGACCAACCGAAAAAAGTTTTATAGAAAGTCATATAGAACAACCTTACGAAATTCATTTGGCAGCGTTTGATACGGAACAGGATTTTAAGAACTTTATGCAGGATGAAGAACGTAAGAAGTTTTTGCATTTGAAAGAACGGTCAATAAGGTCATCGGTGTTAATACAAGGCACAAAACTATAA
- a CDS encoding DUF1593 domain-containing protein has product MKGIIAKLAALLFILFFMHSVVSAQTAKKLRVLVLSDIEADPDDTQSMIRFLLYSNQWDVEGLIATTSIHQQARVAPESILKILDAYKKVQPNLLKHEKGYPAYDALKPLVKKGLAVYGMQGVGEGRDSEGSDWIIKALKKNDDRPLWVSVWGGPNTLAQALWKIKKTKSAGDAEKLYKKLRVYTISDQDDAGPWIRKNFPSVFYVVTPGYNYVNATWLGMSFPMPGSNTEVTSADWLAKNIQQGHGPLGAAYPDVAYGMEGDTPSFLNLISNGLNDPEHPNYGGWGGRYAFYLPEFQDSNTGMFKRDNWPKDEPETRAIWTNASDSVVSPIDKKSYVGNRETIWRWRTEFQHDFAARMLWTTKNFNECNHPPVPMLAHSDHLTVKSGEQFHLSAAGTTDPDGDSMSYLWFQYPEAGTYKGIVSFRPYSPNLYDIPVTAPVVQSAQTIHFILKVTDKGTPSLTGYKRVIVTVMP; this is encoded by the coding sequence ATGAAAGGAATAATTGCAAAACTGGCAGCGCTATTGTTTATATTATTTTTTATGCATTCTGTTGTGTCTGCACAAACAGCAAAGAAATTAAGAGTATTAGTACTATCAGATATTGAAGCAGACCCTGACGACACGCAGTCGATGATACGATTTTTGTTGTATTCAAATCAATGGGATGTGGAAGGCCTGATAGCCACAACTTCCATTCATCAGCAGGCAAGAGTAGCTCCTGAAAGTATTTTGAAAATACTTGATGCCTATAAAAAAGTGCAACCGAATTTATTAAAACATGAAAAAGGCTATCCTGCTTATGATGCGCTGAAACCTTTAGTGAAAAAGGGTTTGGCGGTTTATGGCATGCAAGGAGTTGGTGAAGGAAGAGATTCAGAAGGTTCTGACTGGATCATAAAAGCATTGAAGAAAAATGATGACCGCCCTTTATGGGTTTCTGTCTGGGGCGGACCAAATACATTGGCCCAGGCATTATGGAAGATAAAAAAAACAAAGAGTGCCGGTGATGCAGAAAAATTGTATAAAAAATTAAGAGTATACACCATCTCTGACCAGGATGACGCAGGACCCTGGATACGAAAAAATTTTCCATCTGTTTTTTATGTGGTAACGCCTGGTTATAATTATGTAAACGCAACATGGCTGGGTATGTCATTTCCAATGCCCGGTTCAAACACAGAAGTTACTTCTGCGGACTGGCTTGCAAAAAATATTCAGCAGGGCCATGGTCCACTTGGTGCTGCGTACCCGGATGTGGCTTATGGAATGGAAGGAGATACGCCATCGTTTTTAAATCTTATCAGCAATGGTTTGAATGATCCTGAACATCCCAATTACGGCGGCTGGGGAGGGCGTTATGCATTTTATCTTCCCGAATTTCAGGATTCTAATACAGGCATGTTTAAAAGAGATAACTGGCCAAAAGATGAACCCGAAACAAGAGCTATCTGGACGAATGCCAGTGATTCAGTTGTATCACCCATTGATAAAAAAAGTTATGTGGGCAATCGTGAAACGATCTGGCGCTGGCGCACAGAATTTCAGCATGATTTTGCTGCACGCATGTTGTGGACAACAAAAAATTTTAATGAATGTAATCATCCGCCTGTTCCTATGCTTGCACACAGCGATCATCTTACCGTAAAATCGGGTGAACAATTTCATTTAAGTGCTGCAGGCACAACAGATCCTGACGGTGATTCAATGAGTTATTTATGGTTTCAATATCCTGAGGCCGGAACCTATAAAGGTATTGTAAGTTTCAGGCCATATTCACCCAATTTGTACGATATACCTGTAACGGCACCGGTTGTTCAAAGCGCTCAGACCATTCATTTTATTTTAAAAGTTACAGACAAAGGAACACCATCATTAACAGGATATAAAAGAGTGATCGTTACAGTGATGCCATAA
- a CDS encoding THUMP domain-containing class I SAM-dependent RNA methyltransferase, with protein sequence MSLYTTKAAITITCHKRIMPYLAQEVTALGFEVEESFVTGVRLHGTINDCIKLNLNLRCASQVLYSLKQFKAADADAVYRNILKYEWENILPANGYFSITSNVSNDTINNSMFANLRVKDAISDRFREQRGIRPSTGSELTGAVIHLYWKHDDAEIFIDTSGDSLARHGYRKIPGLAPMLESLAAATIYATCWDRVSPFVNPMCGSGTLAIEAAMIATNRRPGLFRTNYAFMHLQGYNATVYEQEDALLEQQIIDVPGLRIIATDYSEKAIENAKKNAVAAGVAKLIEFKVCDFAETEIPQNVPGIFYVNPEYGERLGDITELEKTYSRIGDFMKQKCGGYFGYVFTGNLDLAKKIGLKAKRRIEFYTSTIDCRLLEYELYAGSRTMIKKQKEA encoded by the coding sequence ATGAGTTTATACACTACCAAAGCGGCTATTACCATTACCTGCCACAAGCGCATTATGCCTTACCTGGCGCAGGAAGTAACAGCACTGGGCTTTGAAGTGGAAGAAAGTTTTGTAACCGGTGTGCGGTTGCATGGCACCATCAATGACTGCATAAAATTAAACCTTAACCTGCGGTGTGCAAGCCAGGTGTTGTATAGCCTGAAGCAATTTAAAGCTGCTGATGCTGATGCTGTTTATCGTAACATACTCAAATACGAATGGGAAAATATTCTTCCTGCAAACGGTTATTTTTCCATCACCAGTAATGTAAGTAATGATACTATCAATAACAGCATGTTTGCGAACCTGCGTGTAAAAGATGCCATCAGTGACAGGTTTCGGGAACAACGTGGCATACGGCCATCCACGGGTTCGGAACTTACAGGAGCCGTCATTCATTTATACTGGAAGCATGATGATGCAGAAATTTTTATTGATACTTCCGGCGATTCACTGGCGCGGCATGGTTACCGCAAAATACCAGGCCTTGCCCCTATGCTGGAATCACTGGCTGCAGCAACTATTTATGCAACCTGCTGGGACAGAGTTTCGCCATTTGTAAATCCTATGTGCGGTTCCGGCACACTGGCTATTGAAGCTGCCATGATCGCTACGAACAGGCGACCCGGTTTGTTCAGAACTAATTATGCATTCATGCATTTGCAGGGTTACAATGCAACTGTTTATGAGCAGGAAGATGCATTGCTGGAACAACAAATTATTGATGTGCCCGGTCTGCGTATCATTGCCACCGACTATAGTGAAAAAGCTATTGAGAATGCAAAAAAGAATGCAGTGGCTGCGGGTGTTGCAAAGCTTATTGAGTTTAAAGTTTGTGATTTTGCTGAAACTGAAATTCCGCAAAATGTTCCGGGCATTTTTTATGTAAACCCTGAATATGGTGAGCGGCTTGGTGATATAACTGAACTTGAAAAAACCTACAGCCGCATCGGCGATTTTATGAAACAAAAGTGCGGTGGTTATTTTGGTTATGTGTTTACCGGCAACTTAGACCTTGCAAAAAAAATTGGTCTGAAAGCCAAACGAAGAATAGAATTTTATACGAGCACTATTGACTGCCGCTTACTGGAATATGAATTGTATGCAGGCAGCAGGACGATGATAAAAAAGCAGAAAGAAGCATAA
- a CDS encoding nucleoside hydrolase produces the protein MQYKIYIIVILLCLPGTNIFAQTGALQKKTGSLFSDSMVKPRMRIIIDNDFGGDPDGLFELVQHLLSPSVEIRAIIGSHLRAGDGFDPSKETAAHAKMKIEEVLNIMNLDKTYNVLQGSNFALENDSTAQPSDAASAIIKEAMRDDTKLPLYVVCGAGLTDLASAYLLEPKIASRLTLIWIGGPEYPELATPPPGYTTLEYNLGIDLKAGQVIFNKSSIPVWQIPRNVYRQVMMPYSSLLLKVKTQGKIGEYLANNIERVMKMGIKYNFNVGEVYIVGDSPLVLLTALQSSFEPDPASSFYVLRPSPFINNQGIYEVNHKGRNIRVYTQLDVQLLFEDLYAKLALFNQSK, from the coding sequence ATGCAATATAAAATTTATATCATCGTAATCTTACTTTGTCTGCCGGGTACAAATATTTTTGCCCAAACAGGTGCTTTACAAAAAAAGACAGGCTCATTGTTTTCGGACAGCATGGTTAAACCGCGTATGCGCATCATCATTGATAATGATTTTGGTGGCGATCCTGATGGCTTGTTTGAACTGGTGCAACATCTATTATCTCCTTCTGTTGAGATCCGTGCTATCATTGGTTCTCACTTAAGAGCGGGAGATGGTTTTGATCCTTCGAAGGAAACGGCAGCTCATGCAAAAATGAAAATCGAAGAAGTCTTAAACATCATGAATCTCGATAAGACATATAATGTTTTACAAGGTTCAAACTTTGCACTGGAGAACGACAGCACTGCACAACCTTCTGATGCAGCAAGTGCAATTATAAAAGAAGCTATGCGTGATGATACAAAACTTCCTTTGTACGTTGTGTGCGGTGCAGGGCTTACAGATCTTGCAAGTGCGTATCTTCTCGAACCAAAGATTGCCAGCCGCTTAACCCTCATATGGATCGGCGGACCGGAATATCCTGAGCTTGCAACGCCTCCGCCTGGTTATACAACGCTTGAATATAATTTAGGAATAGATTTAAAAGCAGGACAGGTAATATTTAATAAATCATCCATTCCTGTCTGGCAAATTCCACGCAATGTATATCGCCAGGTGATGATGCCTTATTCATCATTGTTATTGAAAGTAAAAACACAAGGCAAGATCGGTGAATACCTCGCAAACAATATTGAACGCGTCATGAAGATGGGTATCAAATATAATTTCAATGTTGGTGAAGTGTATATTGTTGGTGATAGTCCTTTGGTGCTGTTAACTGCGTTGCAATCTTCGTTTGAGCCCGATCCTGCTTCCAGTTTTTATGTGTTGCGGCCTTCGCCGTTTATAAATAACCAGGGCATATATGAAGTAAATCATAAAGGAAGAAATATACGTGTGTACACACAACTCGATGTGCAGTTATTATTCGAAGATCTATATGCAAAGCTTGCTTTGTTTAATCAAAGTAAGTAG
- a CDS encoding MazG nucleotide pyrophosphohydrolase domain-containing protein, with product MEISALQKIVKDRYFETDNAKGIYHTALWFHEEVGELSSAIASGNKENAKEEFADVLMWLLTLANIMDIDMEDAIAAYLNDAGKMPSK from the coding sequence ATGGAAATCTCAGCACTGCAAAAAATAGTAAAAGACAGGTATTTCGAAACCGATAACGCAAAAGGTATTTATCATACTGCCTTATGGTTTCATGAAGAAGTGGGCGAACTTTCTTCTGCCATTGCAAGCGGCAACAAAGAGAATGCAAAGGAAGAATTTGCAGATGTGCTGATGTGGTTATTAACGCTGGCCAATATCATGGATATAGATATGGAAGATGCGATTGCTGCGTATTTAAATGATGCAGGGAAGATGCCTTCGAAATGA
- a CDS encoding Gfo/Idh/MocA family protein, translating into MKKNILKHSILLICFIVSIYFSNAQSTAPVRICVARITHDHVGWILSRNKPDVTIAGIYEPDKELAERYAKKYSLNEALFYTDLNKMLDALKPEAVVAFGSIYEHMQVVEACAPRHIHVMVEKPLATTYQQALRMDTLAKKFNIKLLTNFETSWYPSTAKTYNLINDSNYIGNIKKVVIHDGHQGPKEIGVSKNFFEWLTDPVQNGGGALIDFGCYGANLMTYLMHGQQPVSVTAVTQHFKPDIYPKVDDEATIIVTYPTAQCIIQASWNWPFGRKDMEVYGDKGYIISTNNTNMRLRSQPDSVEHSEEVNATDLNVYTDPFAYLANVLRNKITVPENGLYALNTNITVVRILDAAGASAKTGKTIYFKK; encoded by the coding sequence ATGAAAAAAAATATTTTAAAACATAGTATTTTACTTATTTGTTTTATAGTAAGCATTTATTTTTCAAATGCCCAATCAACAGCTCCCGTACGCATTTGTGTGGCACGTATTACACATGACCACGTAGGATGGATCTTAAGCAGAAACAAACCCGATGTTACCATTGCAGGTATCTACGAGCCGGATAAAGAACTGGCTGAGCGCTATGCAAAAAAATATAGCCTTAATGAAGCATTGTTTTATACCGATCTTAATAAAATGCTGGATGCATTAAAACCAGAAGCAGTGGTGGCTTTTGGTTCTATCTATGAACACATGCAGGTAGTAGAAGCCTGTGCACCGCGGCATATACATGTAATGGTAGAAAAGCCACTTGCTACAACTTACCAGCAAGCATTGCGTATGGATACACTGGCAAAAAAATTCAACATAAAACTGCTTACCAATTTTGAAACCTCCTGGTATCCTTCAACTGCAAAAACATACAACCTGATAAACGATAGCAATTATATCGGCAACATAAAAAAAGTAGTGATCCACGATGGTCACCAGGGACCAAAAGAAATCGGCGTAAGCAAAAATTTTTTCGAATGGCTTACCGATCCTGTGCAAAATGGCGGCGGCGCACTTATCGACTTTGGTTGCTATGGCGCCAACTTAATGACTTATTTAATGCATGGGCAGCAACCCGTTTCAGTTACAGCAGTTACGCAACATTTTAAACCGGATATTTATCCAAAGGTGGATGATGAAGCAACCATAATTGTTACTTATCCCACTGCCCAATGTATTATACAAGCTTCCTGGAACTGGCCCTTCGGCAGAAAAGATATGGAAGTGTATGGAGATAAAGGTTATATCATTTCAACCAACAATACCAACATGCGGTTAAGATCGCAACCCGATTCTGTTGAACACAGCGAAGAGGTAAATGCTACGGACCTTAATGTATATACGGATCCTTTTGCTTATCTCGCCAATGTACTGCGCAATAAAATTACCGTTCCCGAAAATGGCCTCTATGCATTGAACACAAATATTACCGTAGTGCGTATTCTTGATGCGGCAGGAGCATCTGCTAAAACAGGTAAAACGATCTACTTTAAAAAATAA